Proteins encoded by one window of Coffea eugenioides isolate CCC68of unplaced genomic scaffold, Ceug_1.0 ScVebR1_489;HRSCAF=1175, whole genome shotgun sequence:
- the LOC113758334 gene encoding probable cysteine protease RD19D isoform X1: MHTATKMMMTSGGLMLTCTLAITLLSCALISSTTFQHETQYPVQDPLMIRQVTDNHHHHRHHPRRSSANHRLLGTTTELHFKSFMEEYEKSYSTHEEYVHRLGIFAKNLIKAAEHQAMDPSAIHGVTQFSDLTEEEFEATYMGLKGGAGVGGTTQLGKDDGDESAAEVMMDVSDLPESFDWREKGAVTEVKTQGRCGSCWAFSTTGAIEGANFIATGKLLSLSEQQLVDCDHMCDLKEKDDCDDGCSGGLMTTAFNYLIEAGGIEEEVTYPYTGKRGECKFNPEKVAVKVRNFTKIPVDESQIAANVVHNGPLAIGLNAVFMQTYIGGVSCPLICDKKRINHGVLLVGYGSRGFSILRLGYKPYWIIKNSWGKRWGEHGYYRLCRGHNMCGMSTMVSAVVTQTS; this comes from the exons ATGCATACAGCCACAAAGATGATGATGACAAGCGGAGGTCTGATGCTAACCTGCACTCTGGCTATTACCCTCTTATCCTGCGCACTCATCTCTTCAACCACTTTCCAACATGAAACTCAGTATCCAGTACAAGACCCGTTAATGATACGCCAAGTCACTGACAatcaccaccaccaccgccaccaccCACGTAGGTCTTCTGCAAACCATCGTCTACTGGGCACCACCACAGAGCTTCACTTCAAGTCCTTCATGGAGGAGTACGAGAAAAGTTACTCTACGCACGAGGAGTACGTGCACCGCTTGGGGATTTTTGCCAAGAACCTCATCAAGGCCGCGGAGCACCAGGCCATGGACCCCTCCGCAATCCACGGCGTCACCCAGTTCTCTGATCTTACCGAGGAGGAGTTTGAGGCTACGTACATGGGCCTTAAAGGTGGCGCTGGAGTTGGTGGGACCACCCAGCTGGGGAAAGATGATGGGGATGAGAGTGCAGCAGAGGTGATGATGGATGTATCTGATTTGCCGGAGAGTTTTGATTGGAGAGAAAAAGGTGCTGTGACCGAAGTGAAGACGCAG GGAAGATGTGGATCGTGTTGGGCTTTTAGTACAACTGGAGCTATTGAAGGAGCTAATTTCATTGCAACTGGCAAGCTTCTCAGCCTAAGTGAACAGCAGCTTGTGGATTGTGATCATATG tgtgatttaaaagaaaaagatgactGTGATGATGGATGCTCTGGAGGGCTAATGACAACTGCTTTCAACTACTTGATAGAGGCAGGAGGTATAGAGGAGGAGGTAACCTATCCCTATACTGGGAAACGCGGAGAATGCAAATTCAATCCTGAGAAAGTTGCGGTGAAAGTGCGGAATTTCACAAAAATCCCTGTGGATGAGAGTCAAATTGCTGCCAATGTAGTGCATAATGGCCCGCTTGCAA TTGGATTGAATGCGGTATTCATGCAAACTTACATCGGGGGTGTGTCATGTCCTCTTATTTGTGACAAAAAGAGGATCAACCATGGTGTTCTTCTTGTGGGCTATGGTTCTAGAGGCTTCTCAATCCTTAGGCTTGGCTACAAGCCATACTGGATTATCAAGAACTCATGGGGGAAGCGTTGGGGCGAACATGGTTACTACCGGCTTTGTCGAGGGCACAACATGTGTGGAATGAGCACAATGGTTTCAGCTGTGGTGACACAGACCTCTTGA
- the LOC113758333 gene encoding uncharacterized protein LOC113758333 isoform X2, whose amino-acid sequence MVSQHADDGRHSSANAWHESRKRWTGDLNQRSIRIEKDPIISWSTTYEDLLSTNEPFPERIPLTEMVDFLVDIWHDEGHFD is encoded by the exons ATGGTTTCTCAGCATGCAGACGATGGACGTCACAGCT CTGCAAATGCATGGCACGAGAGCAGAAAAAGATGGACAGGAGATCTAAACCAGAGATCAATAAGGATAGAGAAAGACCCCATTATAAG CTGGTCAACGACTTATGAGGATTTGCTCTCAACTAATGAGCCCTTCCCTGAAAGAATTCCTTTAACG GAGATGGTGGACTTTTTAGTTGATATATGGCACGATGAGGGGCATTTTGACTAA
- the LOC113758333 gene encoding uncharacterized protein LOC113758333 isoform X1 translates to MQTMDVTAVSCHFHEKKPFEGLTPTNEAKKPVEDNSNSPVFVNHAANAWHESRKRWTGDLNQRSIRIEKDPIISWSTTYEDLLSTNEPFPERIPLTEMVDFLVDIWHDEGHFD, encoded by the exons ATGCAGACGATGGACGTCACAGCTGTAAGTTGCCATTTCCATGAGAAGAAGCCTTTTGAAGGACTTACACCCACTAATGAAGCCAAAAAGCCTGTAGAGGATAATTCAAACAGCCCTGTATTTGTTAATCATG CTGCAAATGCATGGCACGAGAGCAGAAAAAGATGGACAGGAGATCTAAACCAGAGATCAATAAGGATAGAGAAAGACCCCATTATAAG CTGGTCAACGACTTATGAGGATTTGCTCTCAACTAATGAGCCCTTCCCTGAAAGAATTCCTTTAACG GAGATGGTGGACTTTTTAGTTGATATATGGCACGATGAGGGGCATTTTGACTAA
- the LOC113758334 gene encoding probable cysteine protease RD19D isoform X2 encodes MHTATKMMMTSGGLMLTCTLAITLLSCALISSTTFQHETQYPVQDPLMIRQVTDNHHHHRHHPRRSSANHRLLGTTTELHFKSFMEEYEKSYSTHEEYVHRLGIFAKNLIKAAEHQAMDPSAIHGVTQFSDLTEEEFEATYMGLKGGAGVGGTTQLGKDDGDESAAEVMMDVSDLPESFDWREKGAVTEVKTQCDLKEKDDCDDGCSGGLMTTAFNYLIEAGGIEEEVTYPYTGKRGECKFNPEKVAVKVRNFTKIPVDESQIAANVVHNGPLAIGLNAVFMQTYIGGVSCPLICDKKRINHGVLLVGYGSRGFSILRLGYKPYWIIKNSWGKRWGEHGYYRLCRGHNMCGMSTMVSAVVTQTS; translated from the exons ATGCATACAGCCACAAAGATGATGATGACAAGCGGAGGTCTGATGCTAACCTGCACTCTGGCTATTACCCTCTTATCCTGCGCACTCATCTCTTCAACCACTTTCCAACATGAAACTCAGTATCCAGTACAAGACCCGTTAATGATACGCCAAGTCACTGACAatcaccaccaccaccgccaccaccCACGTAGGTCTTCTGCAAACCATCGTCTACTGGGCACCACCACAGAGCTTCACTTCAAGTCCTTCATGGAGGAGTACGAGAAAAGTTACTCTACGCACGAGGAGTACGTGCACCGCTTGGGGATTTTTGCCAAGAACCTCATCAAGGCCGCGGAGCACCAGGCCATGGACCCCTCCGCAATCCACGGCGTCACCCAGTTCTCTGATCTTACCGAGGAGGAGTTTGAGGCTACGTACATGGGCCTTAAAGGTGGCGCTGGAGTTGGTGGGACCACCCAGCTGGGGAAAGATGATGGGGATGAGAGTGCAGCAGAGGTGATGATGGATGTATCTGATTTGCCGGAGAGTTTTGATTGGAGAGAAAAAGGTGCTGTGACCGAAGTGAAGACGCAG tgtgatttaaaagaaaaagatgactGTGATGATGGATGCTCTGGAGGGCTAATGACAACTGCTTTCAACTACTTGATAGAGGCAGGAGGTATAGAGGAGGAGGTAACCTATCCCTATACTGGGAAACGCGGAGAATGCAAATTCAATCCTGAGAAAGTTGCGGTGAAAGTGCGGAATTTCACAAAAATCCCTGTGGATGAGAGTCAAATTGCTGCCAATGTAGTGCATAATGGCCCGCTTGCAA TTGGATTGAATGCGGTATTCATGCAAACTTACATCGGGGGTGTGTCATGTCCTCTTATTTGTGACAAAAAGAGGATCAACCATGGTGTTCTTCTTGTGGGCTATGGTTCTAGAGGCTTCTCAATCCTTAGGCTTGGCTACAAGCCATACTGGATTATCAAGAACTCATGGGGGAAGCGTTGGGGCGAACATGGTTACTACCGGCTTTGTCGAGGGCACAACATGTGTGGAATGAGCACAATGGTTTCAGCTGTGGTGACACAGACCTCTTGA